DNA from Pomacea canaliculata isolate SZHN2017 linkage group LG9, ASM307304v1, whole genome shotgun sequence:
CACAAGTGGGACAGTCACAAACAGTTCCAAATCCCTACAACTGATTCTCACATTGCACTCTCCCTTTAACAAGAAGCCAAAAGCTGCATGCTTCTTATAGCCTTCTGACAACACAGATGCACCCTTGCACAGGAGGGCAAAAGCTGCATGTATTAGCCATGGCCttccaacaaacacacacctttACACAAGGTGGCAAACAACTGTGTGTCTTTCTCCTACCCTATCTTTGTACAAAATGTCACGATCGGTGTGTTCTTCTCAAGATCTCTGACAACATAAATACTGCACACTGAAAATGCCAAAAATGGCATCATGGCATTCTAACAATGCAAACGCCAGCGTCACAACGTGGGGTCCCCATACAGTCATCCAGCATCTCCCACACATCACGCAGTGGGTCGTACACCTCCACTGTACTCAACAAAGTGTTGCCGTCGTAACTGGAAACACAAAACCAAATGGTCTGCAATTAGCAAGTACTCAAAAGTGAATGATAAGCACAATCATTTTGTTAACACTTCAAATCAGTTCATTTCCATAGGACAAACATAGAAGCTAATTTATCAAGAACAGTGTTACTGGTTAAATGTAATAGAACTACGTGAATCAACTGAATTCATACGCTGAAGTAGATTACCCTGCCACAACCATCAGCTGTCCACGAAGAACGCAGGCACCAACATAGCAGCGAGGGACCATCATGTGCTGAAGACTGGTCCAGTGGTTTGTCTGGGTGTTAAAACACTCAACGCTGGACAGATGATCACTTCCATCGTAGCCACCACACACATAAATAACTTCATTGACCACAGCCACCCCTGCACCTGTAACATTGgagcaaaataataattcttcTTTCGGTAAAGTTCTCACTTATCAGAGCAATTTTTCAGTCTGTTTCCTACTAATTAATTTATCTTATATTATTACTTACAAACAAGTCTACACAAATGtagatatttattaaatatttactactTTATAtactgatatattttaaagtattcatTTTGTTACGTACAACGCATACATACTGCTGGTCTTTTGCACTCAAGCACAGTATCATTGGTGTAACTTCCATTTAACATACTTTCTTTGAGATCTCAATAAACAACAAGCACAGACTAGGCTACCAGTCAAACGATTCTCGGTATATGCTACTGACATAAAAGCTTGATTGGCACCAAGGATAGAAAAGCCTAGCAGCCacaacatttcattaaatactACTGGAGCCTTTCTGCAATATAATAGCAGTAATAACAAGAATACACAATGCAATTGCACTAGCAAAGCGATCACAACTGTGTATATTTCTTCacaattaaatgtaaacaatttcCAAGATCTCATTCAGAAGAAccaattttaattcaaaataaaacgaGGTATATAAAGTCAGGACCTTACCTTGCCTTATCTTTCtggaagtgaaaaaaagactttCCTGGACATTTGTATCAAGAATTCATGCAGTTATTGAGAAAAATGCAGTCCTgttcttctatttcttcattGCAGACGCAATAATGATAGTTGCTTGGGGGCCCTCAATTCTGAGCCGGAAATGTTTGGATGATTCATCTTTCTATTGACTATCTTTGATCAGGCGTAAATAAGTCCCTTGCTCAAAAGTATCAAGTGTTGATTTTCCATGCTATCCCCTTGCAGGATCTTTTGCAGTCATGCTTCAATATGCAAACAGTACATATGAGAAACGCCACAAAATAGAACGGCtgaaataaaagatgttgaTAGGAAGATAGTACAATCTTGTGGCCTTACCTGAGCGTTGTGTAGACATGCAGGGAATAGAGGACCATTGCTTGGTGGCAGGGTCAAAGCACTCTGCAGAGTCCAAAAGATTAATCCCATCATAGCCACCAATGCAGTATATCATGTCGCCAGCGACAACAAGGCCTGCTCCCTCTCGTCCTATAGCCATTCCACTCAGCATGGTCCACTTGTCTGTAGAAGGGTCGTAACGCTCCAGGCTAGTGTGGCGAGTGTGACCATCAAAACCCCCACACATGTAGATGTGATCTGTTGAAAAATGAATTTAGTACAAAGACTTAAGACTACCAGAAATTCTTGATTTATCTCACAACGTACACAGCTCAAGAAATTATGTTGCACAACCTGCTACATCAGGTCCATGGTCTCCTTGTCCACACAAACTTCTCAGCAAAGTCTGAATCGTACCCTATGAGATTACAGTCTTCCCAAGCATGAGTAAGCAGGAAGTCATTACCTTTATAGACACAAACACCAGCCAGACCACGGCGATGATGCATGGGAGCAATGGTGTTCCAGGCCAGCTGGGACTGAGTCAGATCAAGACACTCCACTAGATTCAGTCGCGAATGGCCATCGTAGCCACCCATAACATACAACTTTCCTCCTAGAGCGGCTGAAGATACATAGCGCCGCCTCCTTGTTAAGTTCTGTAACAGAGgtacaacaaaaatgtcaaacaaatatttatgttgttttcCACTGTCTTTTGTAAGATTTGATTATGTGATGTCAGTGACCAATGCTCTAGACTTACAGGTATTGTCAAACAGTGTCAGAACAGATTACCTTATAAACACTGTCCAGCTTCCAAACTCTTAAAGCAATCAAGAAAATCTCCATACGTGTCCTTAAAAACAGTTTGAGTAATACCTTATATGTGTCCttataaaaacttaattttctaACATTTACTGTCAATAACAGCTATGTTTTAAAGTGAAGTCATATAAAGGCAAAACATGTAGACCGGTAATCTTGTCCAACTGTGTGTCTTGGGGTCGTATTTTTCCACCACATCCACCAGATTCTGATGGGATCCAAATCCTCCCACGACTACCAGCTGGTCATCAGTACCTGCCCAACAAGACTAAAGGTAACTGGTCAGATCAAAACTACAGCACAATGAGCAGGTGAGATGTCAAGACATAGGCAAGACACCCTGGATTTCAAGATAGAAAATAACCTGTGAAGTTTAAGATGTGTGGATCTGAATGTCCATAGGTACCGTGATGAGATGACTTACCAGTGCCAACAACTTTGTTTGTGTTCATCTCCACGTGTTCTTTTAGTAATGTTTAACACCCCACAATCTCAGCAGTGGGAGACCACGTTTGTAGCTTACCTATGCGTGCCTTTGTGCGTGGACCCGTCATCTGACTGCGAAGGTCAGGGCGCAAGTGAAACCGCTTTGCTTCATCCACCAAGTCTCGACATGCGTGACTTGTACGCACAAGAGGCTGTAAATATCATTCATCACActtgttaaaaacaagaaatgacaTTAAGAGTGGCCAACTTAACAGCATTGAAAtattacatttgttaaaaagaaaaacttcataAAGTGAAACTTTTAGAGCTGTTTGCTGGAAGCAAAGACTACTAGAGTTCTGGCAGTGAATGTAGCTCATGATTGATGAACTTAACTATTATCAATTATTACATAGTATGTACAGCACTCACTTTTTGTATTCTGTATACTTCATTACCTCATTATCAATAATATCAGTGATGTAGCGAGCAGACAACAGAGGCAGTCGAACAAACTGCAGCAGTCGTGGTAACCAAACCAACCGGTTTTTTTCGTCGTGTTTCACCCAGTCAACCACTGCCTGGAATACGGGTTCCTCAGAATTCACCTAAAAAACACAGCACAAAAGAGTCTGACATTTTGATAACAttagcaaacaaacaatattcTGAAAAGGATGtttagtatttttttgttgtaatgttATTTGTCTCTAAGCCTATGCTCAGCTGTTTAACTCTTAGATAAGGCACAACTAAACAGTTGACTCACATGCAAGAAGAGGGCAACATAACCCACCTGCAGGTGGTCACTTTTGACCAGTGCCTCCACCTCATCCAGTGGGAGAGATTTGAACTCCTCTTGAGTGACCACATCCTGGAAGTGCCGCACACTGTACCGATCTGCTGCAGCCCACAGGTTTGAGCAGTTGTGGCGCTCAGCAAAAATCTTGATCCCAAGGCAGTTGGTGCTGTCCAACTGTTTCTCTAAGAACTGACAACAAGCTTCCCGCACACCTGTGTAGCATAAAGTATAATCAAAGGATGACGAAGTCTTGAGGTCAAGGCTCTATCTATTTCTGTGTAGCATAAAGTATAATCACAGAATGATAAAGTCTGGAGGGCAAGGTTCTATTTATTGCTGCATCTATAGGTGTAAATTACTTCATTGGACAGAGAACAGAGTTGTTAGTTGTCTAGTTCTGTGGATacgatcattcctgaaggactgaccacagagggtgggtctcagagttccaccaACAGGCACTGTAGGGTCCGGCTCATCTAAAAGGGTAAATATGTCaatggatggaatgattctgtcagatgagcagatcctcaacacaggtaccctcagggatgtgtgctttctcTTATCCTGCTCTCTGTAAATGCAAATGAGATTACCAGTGATAATGCTATTCTGAAACTTGTAaagtatgcagatgacatggcccttgtagCCTGCCTCAAAGACAAGCAGTCCCTGTCATAGTAACTGGCCTGCATGAGGGTACTGGAGGATTGGTTTGACCacagctttctggagctgaatgtTGACAAAATGGAGGAGATGACCTTTTGGAGAGAACACAATGAAAGAGATGGCAGTACCCCGTTCTCCCCACCAATccaaatcaaaggacagcaggtacagagggCTGCCAGTTTTAGGCCCAGCAAAAGACTGCATCTTTTGAGAAAACTCTGTAGCTTCAATGttagctctggggtgctggagactgtttacAGATCTCTTGTTGAGAGGATCCTGACATTTAACATCGCCACCTGATATGGTCACCTCcttgtcaaagacaaggcatggctggccagagtcaaccaccaggcaaataaaattactggtaCATAGCAGCTGCAACTTTCTGACTTCTATCTTCATGCAGTTGGAAAGATGGCACATGACATCACCTCAGACCAATCataccctctccatcccaactttcagctgttgccctcaggcaggtgCTACAAAGTGCCACATGTGTGAAAAACTGCCtgccagaggtccttcgtgccagcagccatcaccatacTAAATAAAAGGTACAAGGACTTGTAGGGCTGCCATActacctggcatcctccttaggaggtttcacatgtatgtgtaagagggtgtaggtgtgcatgtgtgttgaatgtcttgtatgagtatgtatgtcTGCCCATTATGTTGTGCGTGTATAGATATGCTCATATTATggttgtatatgtggttgggcttgtcagcaaaagaaaaatttctgtcctggactttctcggacagacaataaagttttatttgattctCGTGTTAAACACCTGGTAGCACAATGTCATTCCATTATGCACTGACATTACATGCCATATATGGTGCGCAAAGACTGGCTGATACCCAGCAATAGAGAGTCTGAAACTTGACCATCTGATAGCACAGCATCATCATCTGAAGAACTTTGAACTACAGCCCTTCACTACTGCAGCTAGAGttcaaagagttcaaaacacggccgccaggattgtcacctgtgcaaagtcgtccactgagcacatcacaaCTATCCTACAGAGcttcactggctcccaatgaacaagcgcattgaccacaaagtactttccattgctcagtcctgcatgtttaaaactgctcctgactatttgcaagagatagttcctccataccagccgtcacgtaccctgcgctcaggctcccagtcacgcttctgtctccctgcagtggaagacaccaacaagaagcgcactgggaccagggccttcaaaaacgcggcacctaagctgtggaatgctctgccatcgtcactctccaccatcacctcaccaaccacgtttcgcaaaaaactgaaaacccatctgtttctttcaaaccagtcttaaactaccaagaaacacttctgtctatattttttactttcctggtgttttatatatttgttcactttattttttttcttcttttgttttttctgcgcaatgagcattcttctgaatggatacctgcgcattacaaattgacatcatcatcatcatcatcatcatcatcatcatcatcatcatcatcacacccCTCCACTCTGAGACAACCTAATAAAATGGTATTCATGGAGTGACATACCCTGGCACTTGGTGACACTGACCTGTCAGCTGTAGAAGACAGGCTGCAGGAAGCAACTCCTGAACATTTTCAACGCTGACGTTAACTGTCTCTGTGTACACAAAGTCCAACAAGACTTCCATGACAGAGGCTGAGATTTCATGCAAAGTGATCTCTGCTTGGTCCTTTTCCCACATCTGtaacataaacatgaaatttaatTCAGGTAGTCTTCCATAAAGATTATGTCAGTCAAAAtcgtaaataaaaagaaacaccaTATATAGAATTTTGGGTGAAGTACGAAACAACTAATATGCAAGTCTGAATGCATACTTAAAAAatggtatttatttttgatatttcatGTCTCACAGTCAAAAGTTTTACCACAGAATTAAAAGTTAGAACTAACAGATGATAAGAAATAACAATGTAAGCAATTAAAGTGAGACCCACATCAAGAGTAAACAGAAACCTCGGTCTTAAAATGATCAAAATGTACTtcttgatgaaaatgatgatcaTCATGGTGATATAAAGACTAAATATTAGTAGTGAAAAATAATCAGAAGTTTCCATGTCTTCAGTAGATATGTGAATATGCATCTTGTACATGTCTTTATTCTGTCAGTATTATCATTTCCCATCCCCTCGCCTATGTGTGCTATGAGCATGAGTCTACCTAAATAGAAAATACAGGCATTGTcattatatctttaaaaacacacacatatatatatgcatgctgATACAGGTACATACCTCATTAGACAGGTACATACCTCATTAGACatagcacagacacacacacattgcattGATATGCATTGATACAGACACATACCTCATTTGTGAACATAGCACAGAAGTAATCACTGCAGGCAGCGAGTACAATTCTATGAGCTGGAAACTTCTCGCCTTGAACATTGAGTGTAACATCACACAGTGTATAGGTTTTCCGAAGATTGTTCATGGTGCTCAGTATGGATTTCGCGTGGCTGTCAGTAAAAATCTGACAGTCACCCATCTTGTTTCACCAGGCTTTGATATAGTCCTTAGATCatgataaaaattatacatGACATCATTACTGCTAAGTCTTCACATGAACAgtactgaaatgtttttatgtgaaaATTAAAGTTAATCATTGTTTGCaacagatattttgtttatgcaGATAGCGCCTTGGTACAGAATTAATCAGAATTTTGCTATGTCTACAGCAGAGTTCCTAGCATCACAACACAGTAGTTTTTCTAACTACATCTTTTTGCCTGATTTAAGCATTATATCTAATTTCTACATTTCTTAAAGGCCCTGGTCCACTAAGCATGACGTCGCATATAGGAggtgtatatttttctttctattttcttgctGCACAcgacaaaaaatgaaaacaaaactggttGGTGTAGGAGCAAAACAAGCAATATATGTACGCTACCTGCGCTAAACCAGTGACAGATTCGCTGGAGTGGACGGGGCCTCGCAGACGACTAATACATTTATGGTTACACGTCACCATCCAGCCGATGTACTGCATTTAAATGTTGATGCCACATTATCATAGTTAGTGTTTTCTAACTTTCCATTTTTCAGCAAGAGGTCTGTTTTCTTAACGATGAACTCTATGAGGGCGATGACAACTTGGCGGCTCATCTGTTAGGAACAGAAACCATAACTTCCGGCCCAGGgacaggggagacaactctCGTGGTCGCAGCCAGAACTGAAAGTTGCCAAGTTGTACCACGGTTGTACGGGTACAGCACGGATCGCGGCTAGTAGTCGGGCTTCAGTCAGCTAATTAAATGACGCTACAATACCAGTGGATTTCCATAAGCAAAGTCTACCGTCTTTTACTCTACATATTTATGACCACAAGCTCCTCGTTATCTACAGACACGCATGTTGTAGTTTGTTCCTATAATCTTTGGAACCTCATGTTCAGTTGGGAAATTCGATTGCAGTTTATTGCTAGAATGGTGAGCAATGAACTAATCGCTAATCTGATCAAATCACATGGTCTGCTTATCGTAGCATGTTAAAGGGTCACTTtacttgtgtatatatttttttgaatttgAGAAGTAAAGTACCATCTTATCCCCGCTTTAATAGAGTAGGGTTAGGGTAAGGGTAGGGTATAAAAATACACGTGAAATGCAATTGTtgacagttttattaaaaatgaaattaatgtgcTCACGGCCTTTACACGGATTTAAAGTACGAGGAAGAAAGGGTTCATATTCCCCAGAAATCAGACGTTCAAAATGAAAACTGCCCGTTTTGTAGTTGTATAAACACGTGTGTGcattaacaataacaaatcaCTTTGTATACTTGCTGGCATCATTATCTAGTGAaaatttattgctgtttatttgtcaCAGGTACTGTTGCTAGGACTGGAATTCTTTGTACTAGACaaacagctttgaaaaaaaattgacaattAAGATTGCATGTTTTGCAGTCATTATTTAGTATTAACATGAGATATTTGAGTGTGTGAGATTCATTTATTTAGGATGCGAATTTTCAAATTGCAAAATCGTTTAGATTCTTTAGTTTTAATTCATGGACTTTCATTTACATTAAGTCTAACTTCATCAGAACTTTTGGCATTTTACCCCCGACtttaagtttaatatttttgtcagactTCTTGTTGAACTCTTGTGACATGTAATGCTTTAACATTCTTCTAAGAAAAAGACTAGATTTGGAAAGGGCTGAGAAAATATCAGCAAAGTGTGGTTGACAGGTGGAGCGGGCAGCATGTGAAGTTGTCCTGCTACAAGAAGTGCGAATGCATGACGATGAGAGGTGGTCACAGGCACGGTATTTACAAGGCTTGCTACCCAAGTTCCGCTGGCTTGCCACATATTCATCAGGCCTTTCATCCAAACCTACTAATTGCTATTGGGAAGGCTGGGAAAAAGAGGGTGAGAACTTTGTACTACAAACAAATAGGTTGGGAAGATGGgaagttttgtatttctttaatAAAGGGCTCTTTCAGTGACAAAGTTGCTTAATAAAGGGTATTTCAGTGTAAAAAAGCAAATAGTGTTTAAATCTTTGGAGATCAGCTCATGTGCTTACAAAGCAActttaaaggaagaaagaaaagagtaataCAGCTGTTGCCACATATACTGACAACAGAGAACACGTATTATAGATTGCTTTTACTGCTATAAATCTGTATAAATCGGGTAGCTGCTGCTATTGTTTCCAGGAATATATGTCTCTTATCTTATGCAGTGCTGTCAATATGCCTGTCACCCAATAATATTATTCAGAATTTGGTCATAGTTATCATTATTGCAGTGTGTTACCTTGTAGAATTTTTCCTCAAATATATGATGGTGATTTGTTGTCATATTTTTCCTCCTTCACTGTGAAAACAGGGCTTGCAGTGCTTAGTCAGTGGCCGTTAGGTATACCTCTTGTACAGCCTTTGTCAAGAATTAGTGGGATGGACACCAACAGTCGTATTGCTCTCCATGTTCCTGTTCAGTTACACCCAGAATTGATTGTTCATGTTGTTGCTGTGCACTTTTCCTATGATCGTCAGCAGCAGTGTCAAAATGCTGCAGAGATTCTCCAGTTCATTGTTGGTATGTAGCTTATGGACTTACTTTATTCAAGGCATGTGGCATGCCATCACTTAGTTCATAGCTTGTAACATGGATTCAGTTTATCTGCATGACCATATTTATTTCTAGTATGCAGCATATGAAATATGTGCCAGACTTCTgcaaagttttactttttttaatatcatacTTATTTTCCTTATTCCTTTTATTTGTGCATGGATACGTCTGAAagatatttgtatgtgtgtgtgataaagaTTCTTTGGTATTTCCGTGTGTTTAAAGTTAATTTGAAGAATTCTTTTAAATCACAACATTAGCCCCTCTCACCCAAACCTTCACACATTAGAAATTCCTACACAATACATTctcaatgtatttttgtgaataatgggaacaaaaaaaaaacaatggaaagtTAAAGCCAGTTGTAACTTTATTTTGTAGTTATGTTGATGgcagtttatttgttttcttgttcttgtattTTCCTGTTAGCTCATCACTTCAGTTATGTGGTTGTTGCTGGAGACTTCAATGAGTATAACGATTTCCCAGACCCAGTGAAGCTGTTCTCAAATCCCATGGGAACCAACTCAAGGCCAGCACAGACAAGCAAGTGTAGAGGCTTTATAAGAACTGCACAGCAACATGAGAGCCTGGTGTTTCTTGACACATGGACATCCTCACACGGACCAGACTCACCAGGCTTTACATTCAGCAACATGGTAAGCATGCAACAGCTGTCTGGCTGAAGCACAAATAGAACCTTGTCAAGAAGTGTCCATGCAGAATTATGCTAGCATTCCTGAACCCAGATCTGTACTCAAACATGTCAACATTTGCCTAAAATGTGGTGAAAGATTTGCTCATTTTACATGAATATTTCTTACAAGAGGTGTGTAAATAACAAGTCATAAACTGAAGTCTATTACTGACTAATTTGTTGTAGTCAAGACtcaattcttttgttttccagcCTTCCCCCGGCTTAGTCAGCAGACCTGATCACATCCTTGTGTCTAAAAACATCAGGGTCTTACAGATGGCATTGCACG
Protein-coding regions in this window:
- the LOC112572505 gene encoding kelch-like protein 12; translated protein: MGDCQIFTDSHAKSILSTMNNLRKTYTLCDVTLNVQGEKFPAHRIVLAACSDYFCAMFTNEMWEKDQAEITLHEISASVMEVLLDFVYTETVNVSVENVQELLPAACLLQLTGVREACCQFLEKQLDSTNCLGIKIFAERHNCSNLWAAADRYSVRHFQDVVTQEEFKSLPLDEVEALVKSDHLQVNSEEPVFQAVVDWVKHDEKNRLVWLPRLLQFVRLPLLSARYITDIIDNEPLVRTSHACRDLVDEAKRFHLRPDLRSQMTGPRTKARIGTDDQLVVVGGFGSHQNLVDVVEKYDPKTHSWTRLPNLTRRRRYVSSAALGGKLYVMGGYDGHSRLNLVECLDLTQSQLAWNTIAPMHHRRGLAGVCVYKDHIYMCGGFDGHTRHTSLERYDPSTDKWTMLSGMAIGREGAGLVVAGDMIYCIGGYDGINLLDSAECFDPATKQWSSIPCMSTQRSGAGVAVVNEVIYVCGGYDGSDHLSSVECFNTQTNHWTSLQHMMVPRCYVGACVLRGQLMVVAGYDGNTLLSTVEVYDPLRDVWEMLDDCMGTPRCDAGVCIVRMP
- the LOC112572509 gene encoding uncharacterized protein LOC112572509; translated protein: MTLQYQWISISKVYRLLLYIFMTTSSSLSTDTHVVVCSYNLWNLMFSWEIRLQFIARMVERAACEVVLLQEVRMHDDERWSQARYLQGLLPKFRWLATYSSGLSSKPTNCYWEGWEKEGLAVLSQWPLGIPLVQPLSRISGMDTNSRIALHVPVQLHPELIVHVVAVHFSYDRQQQCQNAAEILQFIVAHHFSYVVVAGDFNEYNDFPDPVKLFSNPMGTNSRPAQTSKCRGFIRTAQQHESLVFLDTWTSSHGPDSPGFTFSNMPSPGLVSRPDHILVSKNIRVLQMALHGNGSEYGQARRAAVHLHRARLLIKVMTASFFGYTGYSCLHDCGPHGSCRCGVCVKGGNSNTCLLPDCEECSPLKFVYFVFLMVLAAVHFMLGLLGALSILLVSARYQHNKWCLAWGCSCCLCNPDLIRSSAVRPRFILHWMGIRRIPPVYLLFLSIVGLTSCYILGMIIFENSLKTVNAILNEEFYPSDHLMLQASLLV